One part of the Malus sylvestris chromosome 2, drMalSylv7.2, whole genome shotgun sequence genome encodes these proteins:
- the LOC126598414 gene encoding GTP 3',8-cyclase, mitochondrial → MMMMMMKRRHHFSFARSALELGLVSISNSSCFLVHLETASSSTPGIGIIHANGSLPHQMNASTPRMFATSSANLSERLPKDNPASDMLIDSFGRLHTYLRISLTERCNLRCQYCMPADGVELTPSPKLLSQTEILRLAKLFVSSGVDKIRLTGGEPTVRKDIEDICLNLSNLNGLKTLAITTNGITLARKLPKLKECGLTALNISLDTLVPAKFEFMTRRKGHQRVMESINAAIELGYNPVKVNCVVMRGFNDDEICDFVELTRDKPINIRFIEFMPFDGNVWNVKKLVPYSEMLDTVVKRFAGLKRLKDHPTDTAKNFRVDEHVGVVSFITSMTEHFCAGCNRLRLLADGNFKVCLFGPSEVSLRDPLRDGADDHELREIIGSAVKRKKASHAGMFDIAKTANRPMIHIGG, encoded by the exons atgatgatgatgatgatgaagcgTCGTCACCATTTCAGCTTTGCCCGCTCGGCTTTGGAATTGGGCCTGGTTTCAATTTCCAATTCCAGTTGCTTCTTG GTCCACTTGGAAACTGCGTCGTCTTCCACCCCCGGAATTGGAATTATTCATGCTAACGGTTCACTTccccatcaaatgaatgcatcCACGCCAAGGATGTTCGCTACTTCTAGCGCTAACTTATCAGAACGTCTTCCTAAAGACAATCCTGCTTCTGATATGTTAATCGACTCGTTTGGGAGGCTCCACACTTACTTGAGGATCTCCTTGACAGAACGTTGCAATCTCCGCTGTCAATACTGTATGCCTGCTGACGGTGTGGAGCTCACCCCCAGCCCTAAACTTCTTTCACAGACTGAGATTCTTCGCTTGGCAAAGCTGTTTGTAAGCTCAGGTGTAGACAAAATTCGTTTGACTGGAGGGGAGCCAACCGTAAGGAAAGATATTGAAGACATATGTTTAAACTTATCTAACTTGAATGGATTGAAAACGCTGGCCATTACTACCAATGGAATTACTCTTGCAAGAAAACTTCCCAAGCTCAAAGAATGTGGCCTTACTGCTCTCAATATTAGCTTAGACACGTTGGTCCCTGCAAAGTTCGAATTTATGACCAGGCGTAAAGGTCATCAACGGGTTATGGAATCAATCAACGCTGCCATAGAACTTGGATATAATCCTGTTAAA GTAAACTGCGTGGTGATGCGTGGATTCAATGATGATGAAATTTGTGATTTCGTAGAGCTGACACGTGATAAACCGATTAACATTCGATTCATTGAATTCATGCCTTTTGATGGAAATGTTTGGAATGTTAAAAAACTTGTACCCTACTCGGAAATGTTGGATACAGTG GTAAAGCGTTTTGCAGGTCTAAAGAGACTTAAGGATCACCCAACAGATACGGCCAAGAATTTCAGGGTAGATGAACATGTTGGAGTAGTTTCTTTTATCACATCAATGACTGAGCATTTTTGTGCGGGTTGCAATAGACTGCGACTCTTAGCTGATGGGAACTTCAAAGTTTGCTTGTTTGGTCCTTCAGAG GTCAGCTTAAGAGATCCTCTTCGTGATGGTGCTGATGATCACGAGCTGAGAGAAATAATCGGGTCAGCG GTAAAGAGGAAGAAAGCTTCGCACGCCGGAATGTTTGACATTGCGAAGACGGCGAATAGGCCTATGATACATATTGGTGGCTAA